A single genomic interval of Methylocystis sp. IM3 harbors:
- a CDS encoding sterol desaturase family protein encodes MNTSGIEGYLFGVAGLLFAALLVLEKKFPYKQVPREELKKSFATNTGAFLLNNLIMSVFSISSLLLVASNYAHYGLLGQMQDGPLKWVLSFILFDFAVYVWHYLGHRYEFLWRFHKIHHSDKSYHVTTGLRFHVLDQFLEVLVKCICVVLFGVPASIVVVCEIVRMFFVLFHHGNFTFPGEQLLSYVIITPRLHRAHHSTLRVEHDSNYGIVLSVWDMIFGTRKDLVPVNIGLELIEAENIVQLFSLAFLTERRLARLLHLVPRRRS; translated from the coding sequence ATGAATACGTCGGGCATCGAGGGCTATCTTTTTGGCGTGGCGGGGTTGCTGTTTGCGGCGCTCCTCGTGTTGGAGAAAAAATTTCCCTACAAGCAGGTTCCCCGAGAGGAGTTGAAAAAATCCTTCGCGACAAATACCGGGGCGTTTCTACTCAATAATCTGATCATGAGCGTTTTCTCGATCTCGAGCCTGCTGCTCGTCGCGTCGAACTACGCTCACTACGGGCTTCTGGGGCAGATGCAGGACGGCCCGCTGAAGTGGGTTCTGAGCTTCATTCTTTTCGATTTCGCCGTTTATGTCTGGCATTATCTCGGCCACAGATACGAGTTCCTGTGGCGTTTCCACAAAATCCATCACAGCGACAAGAGCTACCACGTCACCACCGGCCTGCGGTTCCATGTGCTGGACCAGTTTCTGGAAGTGTTGGTGAAATGCATTTGCGTCGTGCTGTTCGGCGTCCCCGCGAGCATCGTCGTGGTCTGCGAGATCGTACGGATGTTCTTCGTGCTCTTCCACCATGGAAATTTCACTTTCCCCGGCGAGCAGCTGCTGTCATATGTCATCATCACGCCGCGGCTGCACCGCGCCCATCATTCGACGCTGCGGGTCGAGCATGACAGCAATTATGGCATCGTGCTCTCCGTGTGGGACATGATCTTCGGCACCAGAAAAGACCTCGTGCCCGTCAATATCGGTTTGGAGCTGATCGAGGCGGAGAACATCGTCCAGCTTTTCAGCTTGGCCTTTCTCACCGAGCGGCGCTTGGCGCGTCTTCTGCACCTGGTGCCGCGTCGGCGCAGCTGA